The Nocardia arthritidis genome has a window encoding:
- a CDS encoding MMPL family transporter yields the protein MLGGLAKWIVRFPKWFLGAAAVLFVLAAVVAAPVNSVLAAGGYQDPNSESARAQRVLLHGFDRGGQLVIIRLHSIQGADVAVDPAARAAATEILDGLSGFGFVQRPVLSLWSDPGMANALQSRDHSSGLIAASITGSDKEVETRAQVIADRFSGTRNGIDIAAGGQPLGYQQADALAKQDLVVAEGIAVAISLLVLVWVFRGLIAAAVPVAIGLSAIVGTAAWLRVIATVTDVSVFALNLATALGLALAIDYTLLLINRYREEVASGRARPDAVERAVTTAGRTVLFSAIVVALSLSILAIFPMYFLRSFAYAGLAVVVSAAVAAIAVAPAMLVLLGARIDSFNPLPWLRTRNTELEHSVWYRTTQFVQRRAVVVGIACVALLLTLGMPFLGVHLSYPDDRVLPATTSTRQVADDIRNNFAQNISASITVVVEHAGTADYGPALSAVSGVTGVIGPAGTYSGGHPVGPGNADAARPGVEYLTVLSDVEPFSRQADDQLTALHAVPQPTGARVLFTGLTQENKDNIDGIFRLLPVVLGLIALTTCVLLFLLTGSVLLPLKALVMNVLSLSATFGALVWIFQDGNLGGLGTTATGGLVANVPVLMFCVAFGLSMDYEVFLLARICEEWSGAPNDRASNDAAVARGLARTGYVVTAAAVLMAIVFTGFATAQVAIMRMLGVGLTLAVLMDATVIRMLLVPAFMRLAGRANRWAPAPLRWVHTRFGISEGDASLRDSGSR from the coding sequence ATGCTCGGTGGATTGGCCAAGTGGATTGTGCGGTTCCCCAAGTGGTTTCTCGGGGCGGCCGCCGTGCTGTTCGTGCTCGCGGCGGTTGTCGCCGCACCGGTCAATTCCGTGCTTGCGGCGGGCGGTTATCAGGATCCGAACTCGGAATCCGCCCGCGCGCAGCGGGTACTGCTGCACGGATTCGATCGCGGCGGGCAATTGGTCATCATCCGACTGCACTCGATCCAGGGCGCCGACGTCGCGGTCGATCCGGCCGCCCGCGCGGCCGCGACCGAAATACTCGACGGTTTGAGCGGTTTCGGTTTCGTCCAGCGACCGGTGCTTTCACTGTGGTCCGATCCGGGAATGGCGAACGCGCTGCAGAGCCGCGACCACAGCTCGGGGCTTATCGCGGCATCGATCACCGGATCGGATAAGGAGGTCGAAACCCGGGCCCAGGTGATCGCCGATCGTTTCAGCGGCACCCGCAACGGTATCGATATCGCGGCGGGCGGACAGCCGCTGGGTTATCAACAGGCCGATGCGCTGGCCAAACAGGATCTCGTTGTGGCGGAGGGCATTGCCGTCGCGATCAGCCTGCTGGTTCTGGTTTGGGTATTCCGCGGCTTGATCGCGGCCGCGGTGCCGGTGGCGATCGGTCTGTCCGCGATTGTCGGCACCGCCGCGTGGCTGCGGGTCATCGCGACCGTGACCGACGTTTCGGTTTTCGCGCTCAACCTCGCTACCGCACTCGGCCTCGCGCTCGCCATCGATTACACGCTGCTGCTGATCAATCGATATCGGGAAGAGGTGGCATCCGGTCGAGCGCGGCCGGACGCGGTCGAGCGGGCGGTGACTACCGCGGGCCGGACGGTACTGTTCTCGGCGATTGTCGTCGCGCTCTCGCTATCCATTCTGGCGATATTTCCGATGTACTTTCTGCGCTCCTTCGCCTATGCCGGACTCGCGGTCGTGGTCTCGGCGGCGGTCGCCGCGATCGCAGTCGCCCCCGCGATGCTCGTGCTGCTCGGCGCTCGCATCGACAGCTTCAATCCGCTGCCGTGGCTGCGGACCCGCAATACCGAGCTCGAACATTCGGTGTGGTACCGGACGACGCAATTCGTCCAACGCCGGGCCGTTGTGGTCGGAATCGCCTGTGTGGCATTGCTGCTCACGCTCGGCATGCCATTCCTGGGTGTGCATTTGAGCTATCCGGACGACCGCGTGTTACCCGCTACCACCTCGACCCGGCAGGTTGCCGACGATATCCGGAATAACTTCGCGCAGAATATTTCGGCATCGATCACCGTCGTCGTCGAGCATGCCGGTACGGCGGACTACGGTCCGGCGTTATCGGCCGTATCCGGTGTCACCGGTGTCATCGGTCCTGCCGGGACCTATTCCGGAGGGCACCCGGTAGGTCCCGGAAATGCGGACGCGGCACGGCCCGGTGTCGAATATCTGACGGTGCTGTCCGACGTCGAACCCTTCTCACGGCAGGCCGACGATCAGTTGACCGCGCTGCATGCCGTTCCCCAACCCACCGGTGCCCGTGTGCTGTTCACCGGGCTCACACAGGAGAACAAGGACAATATCGACGGTATTTTCCGGCTGCTTCCCGTCGTACTCGGCTTGATCGCGCTCACCACCTGCGTGCTCCTGTTCCTGCTGACCGGGAGCGTGCTGCTGCCGTTGAAAGCCCTTGTCATGAACGTGCTTTCGCTCTCGGCCACCTTCGGCGCGCTGGTCTGGATCTTCCAGGACGGCAACCTCGGCGGCCTGGGCACCACTGCGACGGGCGGGCTCGTCGCCAACGTTCCGGTCCTGATGTTCTGCGTGGCATTCGGGCTGTCCATGGACTACGAGGTCTTCCTCCTGGCCCGGATATGCGAGGAGTGGTCCGGGGCGCCGAACGACCGGGCGAGCAATGATGCCGCGGTCGCGCGCGGCCTGGCCCGGACCGGTTATGTGGTGACGGCCGCTGCCGTGCTGATGGCGATCGTCTTCACCGGCTTCGCCACCGCCCAGGTCGCGATCATGCGGATGCTGGGCGTCGGATTGACGCTGGCGGTCCTGATGGACGCGACCGTGATTCGCATGCTGCTCGTTCCGGCGTTCATGCGCTTGGCGGGTCGAGCCAACCGATGGGCTCCCGCGCCCCTGCGCTGGGTCCACACACGCTTCGGAATCAGCGAAGGCGATGCGTCACTTCGGGATTCCGGCTCGAGATGA
- a CDS encoding non-ribosomal peptide synthetase/type I polyketide synthase, whose product MTAHTSDTTDLPTEQPDRSDIQDWLITELAERLGKQPAEVDVHTPLTALGISSVEVVELANALSDWLAKPVAPALIWDYPTVAELARQLTEDEFASPRTDHAQANTLEEPIAIVGMACRFPGGVSSPEQLWQLLNAGGDAISEFPTDRGWDLTSLFDDDPDHPRTSYTRQGGFLHQVADFDAAFFEMSPREALATDPQQRLLLELAWETCENAGIDPNSLRGSSTGVYVGISALEHAGTLWNSHAALVEGHRIPGGLGSIVSGRVAYTFGLEGPAITIDTACSSSLVALHLARQALRDGECRAAFVGGVSVLTTPTAFIEISRQRGLSPDGRCKAFAAAADGVGWAEGAGLILVERLSDAQRAGHRVLAVVRGSAVNQDGASNGLSAPRGVAQQKVIGQALTSAGIHPDEVDVVEAHGTGTTLGDPIEAQALLATYGRNRTAGPLLVGSIKSNIGHTQAAAGIAGVLKMVLAMRHDRLPKSLHIDRPTPHVDWTSGTLALLDDSRPWPRNHRPRRAGVSSFGVSGTNAHVILEEPPSTPPRPATGRTAAIPWLLSAKSRAALRAQADRLATWVEENPEPTEDEIARTLATGRARLDYRAAVFGPDRHRLVAELRALALGEPSADVVQGRVSPGEVAFVFPGQGSQWPGMAVELLDIAPVFGDKVAQCDAAFAGLLDFRVEDVLRGAAGAPALERIEVVQPVLFATMVALAELWRSFGVTPSAVVGHSQGEIAAAHVAGALTLPDAARVVAVRSRVLATVAGVGGMASIALPLAEITRRIAELGDGIWIAAVNGPAAVVVTGAMDLLEQLVQDCADAGARTRLLGLGGAGHSPAVEPVRGQLIAGIAGIEPQSCPIQFYSATAGGPIDGAELDAEYWYRNARHAVHFEPAVRSMVQREFRTFVEVSPHPVLSSSVQQTIDDDPTRYAVVASLRRGEGGLDRFARSLAAAHVHGVDVDWRSTAGELVTLPTYAFQRQRFWLPAPQDAGNESATAELDTLIPANERMAALTPQSAAELVKAQAAVVLGHHSSASVDDQLTLKELGFTSLTALELRNRLAAECGVAIEMSSVLGDLTIEGFSEYLARRTGSGEQAGAIEQVRPDPDSRHEPFPLTEIQQAYLIGRGQSYDLGGVATYFYAEFDIPQLDPDRLQEAIRRTIARHDMLRAIVLPDGTQRILEQTEPYVLNASDLSAMDGAEADDFLAAVRAEMSHQVLPTDRWPLFDIRCHRLASGASRVHIGIDLLIADGYSIFLLLRDGVRAYLDASNFASAPGISFRDYVLARSRFEHSEAYATARQYWQNRLGSLPQAPDLPVSRQSTHAGLRYRRREMSLDHAAWQRFRDRAQQFGVTPSALVCTAYAEILGTWSENQHFTLNLTLGERLPLHPDVAELVGDFTSTLLLEVDSCGTDTVAEKARRLHRQLTHDLDHSRYPGVAVQRDLARAAGAPVAMPVVFTSFMDIPLGERDMEMIRRGWDSLVFSASQTPQVYLDHAAIDIGDGLLLAWETPDELFPDGVLDEMFAAYRDLLTAIADGADRLPRTSFAASQFELRERVNDTAAPIPDHLLHSAIAAVAADRPDAPAVIAADSTVSYGELDRRANQIAGRLRNLGARPGMLVAVVMTKGWQQVVATLGVLRSGAAYLPIDASLPRQRVDRLLELGEIALALTRTADDASIAWPDDIRRLVVDDDSAWENVDDSPIEEVAGPEDVAYVIFTSGSTGEPKGVTIQHRAVVNTIADCLARFRITADDRVFGLSSLSFDLSVFDIFATLAAGAALVLPEPAALRDPTRWAEAIRAHGISIWNSVPALFDLLMDYAAERPDALGRSLRLAMLSGDWIPVELPARARKVVPDIEIAGMGGATEASIWSVLYPIGTVDPTWPSIPYGMPMANQTLHILDEDLEPRPEWVPGDLYIGGIGLAHGYWRDPQRTGERFLIHPRTGERLYRTGDRGRYLPDGNIEFLGRVDTQIKIRGFRVELGEIEANLLRHPDIGAAAVTVEGDRRGARQLVAYCVADRDGVDPDRLHEYLGARLPDYMVPAHYVLLDSMPLSPNGKIDRGRLRRAEAEPAATSIPAAGRHEVENLLIRIWREVLAVSAVGRDDDLFQLGGDSLLAMRVVAKARAAGYRIDPAIIFRRGTLAELAATATPDAGGTADQALSVGDVELTPSQLWFLEHDFADAQHWNGFWPLISVPEPLDPAMLEQALYHVLLHHDALRVALHRDENGWRATIADAAAAEDPPFSVVDLSALHGRRLRAAMETMCTAIQGSFRLSRAPMVKLTYFDLGPGRAGRLHLATHWAVMDYYSSRIFFEDLRSAYAQLRDGEEVELPPKTTSLQTYAMRLRERAQAEDLRAELPLWTDPERAEGASLPRDFEHGPNDQASARQLAFIFGPELTEAVTQTLPVQLGIDVTDVLLTAVGRAVTRWTGASSLLVEVEGHGRAQDIAGVDISRTIGRCSTVTPMHLRFAAAQDRREALRSVAEQVRRYPRQGAGYGMLRYLSTDPVVREALTAAPAAQVRFNYWGQANEYLADAVWPFQESPGVLVSPRGHRETVLDVFGATVEGRLILILVYSANLHSPVTIRAVGDYLAAELGALVDDSDGRADIYARPTVVPLTAHPASRAIGLVSGEALRHGARLRRRAGAAIERITRGSDRKATL is encoded by the coding sequence ATGACTGCGCACACATCCGACACCACCGATCTACCGACCGAACAGCCCGACCGGTCCGACATTCAGGACTGGCTGATCACCGAACTGGCCGAGCGGCTCGGCAAACAGCCCGCGGAAGTGGATGTGCACACTCCGTTGACCGCGCTCGGCATCAGCTCCGTCGAGGTCGTCGAGCTGGCGAACGCGCTGTCGGATTGGCTCGCGAAACCCGTTGCACCGGCTCTGATCTGGGATTACCCGACGGTCGCCGAACTGGCTCGGCAGCTGACCGAGGACGAATTCGCCTCGCCCCGAACCGATCACGCACAGGCCAACACGCTCGAGGAGCCGATTGCCATCGTCGGCATGGCCTGTCGCTTCCCCGGCGGCGTGAGCTCGCCCGAACAACTGTGGCAGCTGTTGAACGCGGGCGGCGACGCGATCTCGGAATTCCCCACCGACCGGGGCTGGGATCTGACCAGCCTCTTCGATGACGATCCGGACCACCCGCGAACCTCCTACACCCGACAAGGTGGATTCCTGCACCAAGTCGCCGATTTCGACGCGGCATTCTTCGAAATGAGCCCGCGGGAGGCCCTCGCCACCGATCCCCAACAGCGGCTGTTGCTGGAATTAGCCTGGGAGACATGTGAAAACGCGGGCATCGACCCGAACTCGCTGCGCGGCAGCAGCACCGGCGTATACGTCGGCATCAGCGCGCTCGAACATGCCGGTACTCTGTGGAATTCGCATGCGGCGCTGGTAGAAGGGCACCGAATTCCTGGCGGGCTCGGCAGCATTGTTTCGGGTCGGGTTGCCTACACCTTCGGCCTGGAGGGCCCTGCGATCACGATCGATACCGCCTGTTCCTCGTCGCTGGTCGCCCTGCATCTGGCACGGCAAGCGCTGCGCGACGGCGAGTGCCGGGCCGCATTCGTCGGTGGCGTTTCGGTCCTGACCACGCCGACGGCGTTCATCGAGATCTCGCGGCAGCGTGGTCTTTCGCCCGACGGGCGCTGCAAGGCCTTCGCCGCAGCCGCCGATGGTGTCGGATGGGCCGAGGGCGCGGGATTGATTCTGGTCGAACGACTCTCGGACGCTCAGCGGGCCGGACACCGCGTACTCGCCGTGGTCCGGGGATCCGCGGTGAATCAGGACGGTGCGTCCAACGGACTGTCGGCGCCCCGGGGTGTGGCCCAGCAGAAGGTGATCGGGCAGGCGCTGACGAGCGCGGGTATTCATCCGGACGAGGTCGACGTGGTGGAGGCCCACGGCACCGGAACCACGCTCGGCGATCCGATCGAGGCACAGGCGCTGCTCGCCACCTATGGTCGCAATCGCACCGCGGGCCCGCTGCTGGTCGGATCGATCAAATCGAATATCGGCCACACCCAGGCGGCTGCGGGCATCGCGGGCGTGCTGAAGATGGTGCTGGCGATGCGGCACGACCGGCTGCCGAAATCCCTGCACATCGATCGACCGACGCCGCACGTGGATTGGACATCGGGAACGCTTGCCCTGCTGGACGACTCGCGACCGTGGCCGCGCAACCACCGGCCGCGCCGGGCGGGCGTGTCCTCGTTCGGCGTCAGCGGCACCAATGCGCACGTCATCCTCGAGGAGCCACCGTCGACGCCGCCGCGCCCCGCGACGGGGAGGACCGCCGCGATCCCGTGGCTGCTCTCGGCGAAAAGCCGTGCGGCACTGCGTGCTCAGGCCGACCGGTTGGCGACGTGGGTGGAGGAGAACCCGGAGCCCACGGAAGACGAGATCGCCCGAACCTTGGCAACGGGCCGGGCGCGCCTCGACTACCGTGCGGCAGTGTTCGGCCCCGATCGGCATCGGCTGGTCGCCGAGCTGCGCGCACTCGCGCTGGGGGAACCGTCGGCCGATGTCGTGCAGGGCCGCGTCAGCCCTGGCGAAGTGGCCTTCGTATTCCCCGGACAGGGTTCGCAGTGGCCGGGTATGGCGGTTGAACTCCTCGACATCGCACCGGTTTTCGGCGACAAGGTCGCCCAGTGCGATGCGGCGTTCGCCGGCCTGCTCGACTTCCGGGTCGAGGATGTGCTGCGCGGGGCCGCGGGCGCTCCCGCACTCGAACGCATCGAGGTTGTCCAACCGGTGCTCTTCGCGACGATGGTGGCGCTGGCCGAGCTGTGGCGGTCGTTCGGTGTGACGCCCAGCGCGGTGGTCGGCCACTCACAGGGCGAGATCGCGGCCGCGCACGTGGCGGGCGCGTTGACGCTGCCGGACGCCGCGCGTGTGGTGGCCGTGCGCAGCAGGGTGCTCGCGACGGTGGCCGGTGTCGGCGGGATGGCATCGATCGCGTTGCCATTGGCCGAAATCACCAGGCGGATCGCTGAATTGGGCGACGGCATCTGGATCGCCGCGGTCAACGGACCGGCCGCGGTCGTGGTGACCGGAGCGATGGACCTGCTCGAGCAATTGGTGCAGGACTGTGCGGACGCCGGGGCCCGCACCCGCCTGCTCGGGCTCGGCGGCGCCGGGCATTCACCCGCGGTCGAGCCGGTGCGGGGACAACTGATCGCGGGCATCGCAGGCATCGAACCGCAGTCCTGCCCGATCCAGTTCTATTCGGCCACGGCGGGCGGCCCGATCGACGGCGCCGAGCTCGACGCCGAGTATTGGTACCGCAACGCCAGGCACGCGGTCCACTTCGAACCTGCGGTCCGGTCCATGGTGCAGCGCGAATTTCGCACCTTCGTCGAGGTGAGCCCGCATCCGGTGCTGTCGTCCTCGGTGCAGCAGACCATCGATGACGATCCCACCCGCTACGCTGTCGTCGCCAGCCTGCGCCGCGGCGAGGGCGGGCTCGATCGGTTCGCGCGGTCGCTGGCGGCAGCCCATGTGCACGGCGTTGACGTCGATTGGCGTTCCACCGCCGGCGAACTCGTCACGTTGCCGACGTATGCCTTTCAGCGGCAACGGTTCTGGCTCCCCGCACCGCAAGATGCGGGGAACGAATCCGCGACGGCCGAGCTGGACACGCTCATACCGGCCAATGAACGAATGGCCGCGCTGACACCGCAGAGCGCGGCAGAACTCGTCAAGGCACAGGCCGCAGTGGTGCTCGGACATCATTCGAGCGCGTCGGTGGACGACCAGCTCACCCTCAAGGAACTCGGTTTCACCTCACTCACGGCGCTCGAGCTCCGCAATCGACTCGCCGCCGAATGCGGTGTCGCCATCGAAATGAGTTCGGTGCTCGGTGATCTCACCATCGAGGGCTTCTCCGAATACCTGGCCCGCCGGACCGGGTCAGGCGAACAGGCCGGGGCGATCGAGCAGGTTCGGCCCGATCCGGACAGCAGGCACGAACCCTTCCCACTGACCGAGATCCAGCAGGCCTATCTGATCGGCCGCGGACAGTCCTACGACCTCGGCGGCGTTGCGACGTATTTCTACGCCGAATTCGATATCCCGCAACTGGATCCGGACCGGCTACAGGAAGCGATCCGGCGCACCATCGCGCGCCACGACATGCTCCGGGCGATCGTGCTGCCGGACGGAACCCAGCGCATTCTCGAACAGACCGAACCCTATGTGCTCAACGCCTCGGACCTTTCGGCCATGGACGGTGCGGAGGCGGACGACTTCCTCGCGGCGGTTCGAGCGGAGATGTCGCATCAGGTCCTGCCGACGGATCGGTGGCCGCTGTTCGATATCCGCTGTCACCGGCTCGCATCCGGCGCCTCCCGGGTTCATATCGGGATAGACCTGCTGATCGCCGATGGATACAGCATCTTCCTCCTGCTGCGCGACGGCGTCCGCGCGTATCTGGACGCGTCGAATTTCGCTTCCGCACCGGGGATTTCGTTCCGTGACTATGTGCTGGCCCGGTCGCGGTTCGAGCATTCGGAGGCCTATGCCACGGCCCGGCAGTACTGGCAGAACCGGCTCGGGTCGTTGCCGCAGGCGCCCGATCTTCCGGTTTCCCGGCAGTCCACGCACGCCGGTCTGCGTTATCGGCGGCGGGAGATGTCGCTGGATCACGCTGCCTGGCAACGGTTCCGGGACCGAGCGCAGCAGTTCGGCGTCACCCCATCCGCCCTGGTGTGCACGGCATACGCCGAAATACTCGGCACCTGGAGCGAAAACCAGCACTTCACGCTGAATCTGACGCTCGGCGAACGCCTTCCGCTACATCCGGATGTCGCCGAACTGGTCGGAGACTTCACCTCCACGCTACTGCTGGAGGTCGACTCTTGCGGCACGGACACCGTTGCCGAGAAGGCGCGGCGGCTGCATCGCCAGCTCACCCACGATCTGGACCACAGCAGGTATCCAGGCGTCGCCGTCCAGCGGGACCTCGCCAGGGCCGCCGGTGCGCCGGTCGCGATGCCGGTCGTATTCACCAGTTTCATGGATATCCCACTCGGCGAACGCGATATGGAGATGATCCGGCGCGGCTGGGACAGCCTGGTGTTCTCCGCCAGCCAGACGCCACAGGTGTACCTCGATCACGCCGCCATCGATATCGGCGACGGGCTGCTGCTCGCGTGGGAGACCCCGGACGAGCTGTTCCCAGACGGCGTGCTGGACGAAATGTTCGCCGCCTACCGGGATTTGCTGACGGCGATCGCCGACGGTGCCGACCGGCTGCCACGAACCTCGTTCGCCGCAAGCCAATTCGAACTGCGCGAGCGGGTGAACGACACCGCGGCTCCGATTCCGGACCACCTGCTCCACTCGGCGATCGCCGCCGTGGCGGCGGACCGGCCGGATGCGCCCGCCGTCATCGCGGCCGATTCGACGGTGTCCTACGGCGAGCTCGACCGCCGCGCGAACCAAATCGCCGGGCGGCTGCGTAATCTCGGCGCGCGGCCCGGCATGCTGGTGGCCGTCGTTATGACGAAGGGGTGGCAGCAGGTGGTGGCCACACTCGGCGTCTTGCGTTCGGGCGCAGCGTATTTGCCGATCGATGCGAGCCTGCCGCGGCAGCGCGTGGACCGGCTGCTGGAGCTGGGCGAGATCGCGCTCGCGCTGACCCGAACCGCGGACGACGCGTCCATCGCGTGGCCGGATGACATCCGTCGCCTCGTCGTGGACGACGATTCCGCATGGGAAAACGTCGACGACTCCCCCATCGAGGAGGTCGCGGGACCGGAGGACGTGGCGTACGTGATCTTCACCTCCGGCTCCACCGGAGAACCGAAAGGCGTGACGATCCAGCACCGCGCGGTGGTCAACACCATTGCCGACTGCCTGGCCCGCTTCCGAATCACCGCTGACGACAGGGTCTTCGGATTGTCGTCGCTGAGCTTCGATCTATCGGTATTCGATATCTTCGCCACCCTCGCGGCGGGCGCCGCCCTCGTGCTGCCGGAGCCGGCGGCTCTCCGCGATCCGACGCGATGGGCTGAAGCGATTCGGGCCCATGGGATCTCGATCTGGAATTCGGTCCCCGCGCTGTTCGACCTGCTGATGGACTATGCCGCCGAACGTCCCGACGCACTCGGCCGATCGCTGCGCCTGGCGATGTTGAGCGGTGACTGGATCCCGGTCGAGCTTCCAGCCAGGGCGCGAAAGGTGGTGCCGGACATCGAGATCGCCGGTATGGGCGGTGCGACCGAGGCATCGATCTGGTCGGTGCTGTACCCGATCGGCACCGTCGATCCGACATGGCCGAGCATCCCGTACGGAATGCCGATGGCGAATCAGACCCTGCACATTCTGGACGAGGATCTCGAGCCGCGCCCGGAATGGGTTCCCGGCGATCTGTACATCGGCGGTATCGGCCTGGCACACGGATATTGGCGGGATCCGCAGCGGACCGGCGAACGGTTCCTTATACATCCGCGAACCGGCGAACGGTTGTACCGCACCGGAGATCGCGGCAGGTACCTGCCGGACGGGAATATCGAATTCCTCGGTCGGGTCGATACTCAGATCAAGATCCGCGGCTTCCGCGTCGAACTCGGCGAGATCGAGGCGAATCTGTTGCGGCACCCGGACATCGGAGCGGCGGCGGTCACCGTCGAGGGCGATCGGCGCGGCGCCCGGCAGTTGGTCGCGTACTGCGTCGCCGATCGGGACGGGGTGGATCCGGACAGGCTCCACGAGTACCTCGGCGCGCGCCTCCCGGACTACATGGTGCCCGCGCACTACGTACTGCTCGACAGTATGCCGCTGTCCCCCAACGGGAAGATCGATCGTGGCAGGCTGCGCCGCGCCGAAGCCGAACCGGCGGCGACGAGCATTCCGGCGGCCGGACGGCATGAGGTGGAGAACCTGCTGATCCGGATCTGGCGGGAGGTCCTCGCGGTCTCGGCGGTCGGCCGCGACGACGACCTGTTCCAGTTGGGCGGCGATTCGCTGCTGGCCATGCGGGTGGTCGCGAAGGCGCGGGCGGCGGGCTACCGGATCGACCCCGCGATCATATTCCGCCGCGGAACCCTCGCGGAACTGGCGGCGACCGCGACTCCCGACGCGGGCGGCACGGCCGATCAGGCGCTGAGCGTCGGCGACGTCGAGCTCACGCCGAGCCAATTGTGGTTCCTGGAACACGATTTCGCCGATGCACAGCACTGGAACGGCTTCTGGCCTTTGATCTCGGTCCCCGAACCACTGGATCCGGCTATGCTGGAACAGGCTCTGTACCATGTCCTGCTCCACCACGACGCCCTCCGAGTGGCTCTGCACCGGGACGAAAATGGTTGGCGCGCAACGATCGCCGATGCGGCGGCGGCCGAGGACCCACCGTTCTCGGTGGTCGATCTCTCGGCGTTGCACGGACGCAGGCTCCGGGCCGCCATGGAAACGATGTGCACGGCGATACAGGGAAGCTTCCGGCTATCGAGGGCGCCGATGGTCAAACTCACCTACTTCGACCTCGGACCCGGCCGCGCGGGTCGGCTGCACCTCGCCACCCACTGGGCCGTCATGGACTACTACTCGTCCCGGATCTTCTTCGAGGATCTCCGCTCGGCGTACGCGCAGCTGCGCGACGGCGAGGAGGTCGAATTACCACCCAAGACAACGTCATTGCAGACCTATGCGATGCGGTTGCGCGAACGCGCACAGGCCGAGGACCTGCGCGCCGAACTCCCGCTCTGGACCGACCCGGAGCGGGCCGAGGGCGCGTCGCTGCCCCGCGATTTCGAACACGGACCCAACGATCAGGCCTCCGCACGCCAGCTCGCCTTCATCTTCGGCCCGGAACTGACCGAGGCGGTCACCCAGACCTTGCCGGTGCAGCTCGGGATCGACGTCACCGACGTGCTGTTGACCGCGGTGGGCCGGGCTGTGACCCGCTGGACCGGCGCGAGCTCGCTGCTGGTCGAGGTCGAGGGCCACGGCCGGGCCCAGGACATCGCCGGTGTCGACATCTCGCGCACGATCGGGCGGTGCTCCACGGTCACCCCGATGCATCTGCGGTTCGCCGCGGCGCAGGATCGGCGGGAGGCGCTGCGGTCGGTGGCGGAGCAGGTCCGACGCTATCCACGACAGGGCGCCGGGTACGGCATGCTGCGGTATCTGAGCACGGATCCCGTTGTGCGCGAGGCACTTACCGCTGCCCCAGCGGCACAGGTCCGATTCAACTACTGGGGGCAGGCGAACGAATACCTCGCCGACGCCGTCTGGCCGTTCCAGGAATCCCCCGGCGTGCTGGTCAGCCCGCGCGGCCATCGGGAAACGGTGCTCGACGTATTCGGCGCGACGGTCGAGGGGCGGCTGATTCTCATCCTGGTGTACAGCGCGAATCTACACAGCCCGGTGACCATTCGAGCGGTCGGCGACTATCTCGCGGCGGAACTCGGTGCGCTGGTTGACGATTCGGACGGCCGGGCCGATATCTACGCCCGGCCGACCGTCGTCCCGCTCACCGCGCATCCCGCGTCGCGGGCCATCGGACTCGTTTCCGGCGAGGCCCTGCGCCACGGAGCGAGACTGCGGCGCCGGGCCGGAGCGGCAATCGAACGGATCACCCGCGGCAGCGATCGAAAGGCAACATTGTGA
- a CDS encoding cupin domain-containing protein: MSIVPDESEILEDSIFGYRVRLTKHGDVLHMEIWADPGGGAPIAHRHPGQEERFEILDGEVTFRRRGEKRKTGPGDRITIPAGASHSYVNTGSGIAHLHVEFEPASNMDAFFREGLAMMKAGKLVKVAGRPVPRNFAAVLEMAELFDRFRHTMAIAPPAQKVISLLADIERRRRLRQRRHDR; this comes from the coding sequence GTGAGCATCGTCCCGGACGAGTCGGAAATACTGGAGGATTCGATCTTCGGCTACCGCGTCCGCCTGACGAAACACGGCGACGTGTTGCATATGGAGATATGGGCGGATCCCGGCGGCGGCGCGCCCATCGCACACCGGCATCCCGGCCAGGAGGAGCGATTCGAAATACTCGACGGCGAGGTCACCTTCCGCCGCCGCGGCGAGAAACGGAAAACCGGTCCGGGCGACCGGATCACGATACCGGCCGGCGCGAGTCATTCGTATGTGAACACCGGGAGCGGGATCGCGCACCTGCACGTCGAATTCGAGCCGGCATCCAATATGGATGCATTCTTCCGCGAGGGTCTCGCGATGATGAAGGCTGGGAAGCTCGTGAAAGTCGCCGGCCGACCCGTGCCACGCAATTTCGCGGCGGTGCTCGAAATGGCGGAGTTGTTCGATCGCTTCCGGCACACGATGGCGATCGCGCCACCGGCGCAGAAGGTGATCTCGCTGCTCGCCGATATCGAGCGGCGCCGACGCCTGCGGCAGCGGCGACACGATCGGTGA